GCCTATGGGGCGCTCTCAGGCGCCATGATCAATGCTGCTGAGAATGCCGCTCTGCCGGTCGCCGCTGAGTAAATTGATTAAACTTTGAAATACATTGCGCCAGCAGTTTCGCGATCCATTAAGGCGGGACGCGTAAAGTTGCCACCGAGTTCGAGATAAATCCCGTCTAGAAAGGCGGGCTGGTATCGAAGAAACCGGGAGTATGAGTATGAATATGAGCGCTGCTGTGGCCGTTGATGAGACGCCGGAAACAGATGTATCCGCCCTCAAGGCCCATTACCTCGAAACGCTGACATTTGTGGAGCGGCTACACCGCTGCCTGCTTGATGTCATCAAGGACGAGCTTGATCGTATTGGCTGCGACGAGATCAACAGTGTGCAGGCATTGCTGCTGTTCAACATCGGCGATGCCGAGTTGACCGCAGGTGAGCTGCGGACACGTGGTCACTATCTTGGGTCCAACGTTTCCTACAATCTGAAGAAGCTGGTGGACACAGGTTACATCCACCACAAGCGGTCTGAAGCAGACCGCCGTTCAGTGCGTGTGAGCCTTACCGAGAAGGGTATGGAGATCAACGAACTGGTGGATGAGCTCTATGAGCGTCACCTGTTGTCTCTGCAGCCCGTTGG
The Pyruvatibacter sp. HU-CL02332 genome window above contains:
- a CDS encoding winged helix DNA-binding protein, which encodes MNMSAAVAVDETPETDVSALKAHYLETLTFVERLHRCLLDVIKDELDRIGCDEINSVQALLLFNIGDAELTAGELRTRGHYLGSNVSYNLKKLVDTGYIHHKRSEADRRSVRVSLTEKGMEINELVDELYERHLLSLQPVGEVREDDLSVINTTLRRLERFWTDQIRYRL